TCCTCAAACTGTCAAAACTTATAAATCTCAGTTTAACAAGAAGAAACTGTTGAATAAAAATTGCAAGTTAGAAGTTTTACCATCTTCTTTGATGATGAATTTGCGCGAAAACTATCCATGAATTTTGTAGAAAGACTTGATTTGACAAATGATGGTTTCTTTGTTGAGCAAGCTTTCCCTGACGTAATCCGCAAGCTTGGTTTCAGGAACTCTTGGTGTTCATACTTAGCCCTAAACCGATATTCAAGATTTTGAGTAACAAATCAGAAACAACTATTGAATTTGTCCTGTCACACTTGTAGATTTGCTACCTGATGAATATCATACGCTGGTCATGACTAACATCAGGTCCAGGCTTAGAGCTTCCTTCGGGTACAAAAGCTTCGTAAATAGAATTTGCAGAAGCATTTCCTCCAATCTCAATCATGGAGTCGACTTCCTCATCAGACCATTCATCAAGTGTCACAGACAAGACCTAGATAAACCAAACTATCTATATATGAGTACACAGCAAAGAAGAGATGAGAGATCATATAGTGTGAGTAGTAATAAAAGCTATAACACCTTTGAGATATGAGTGCCGAGGCTTCTGTGCACACCGCAACATTTTAAGCAAATGAAGACTCCGATATTTGATGATCTGAGAAAGAAGCCACAAAAGCTAGTTAAACAAAAGAGATAAACACATAAATATGCAGCATAACTAAAGACACAAGCTCATGCGTTATTAGCTTTTggtaataaataagaaaattgtgAGAATCTCAAAGATTTTATATCTAATGTGCAGTGATGAACTTACGCCCATTTGGGATCAGGAGCGGAACAATCAGCGCAGACTCGGTTATCAGGTTGTTTCAAAAGATCTCTTATTCTCCTTTTACCTGTTAAACACGCAaccattatcatcatcataaacctagatattatatttttttttttaattatgcaGCCATTTTCATAACTACAGAACatgaaaaatcaaaagattGCTCTACATCTATAGAATTTCATCACAATAATGAAAATCACAAAAATGATgtcatagaaaatataaatcagGAATTTTCTCTAAATCTATAGAATTTCTTAATCCTACAAATCAATATTGTTCATACCTGAGCCAGAGTTATCAAGTCCGGCTGCATAATTACTCATTGGTCTTCTAAGAAACAGCAACCATCAACACAAAGATCCTACATTTGAGCAAACCAAAGATATGACCCATCACACGCATATTTGTAAAAATGAGCATACACACAAAGTTCCAATGTTCTTTAGGTAATTAAGCTAATTAATGATTAGACGTGACATTTCTGTAACATTGCTGAAGGACAGTGATataacatgaaacaaaaacagACATACAGGAATTGTAatagagagataagagagatcTTGGTGTTCTTACAATATTGGGAAAGGGAGGAGAGGTTGAGAAATGACGAAGAATACGTGCTCTCTGAGTCGCtgacttttgtttttattataaaaaaaattctccctttttaaaaaatgaagaaacTAGAGCAgatttaatttaagaaaatataatcattcCCACCAAAGTCGGCGACTTTATGGTCTCCATTTAATTCAAAGTGTGATGACAACTACGTCGTGAAAtcaggttttctttttctttcattatACAAAACTTATCCACTGTGAAGTGTAAACTTACTATAGATGTAATGTATTTTATCACTGTGAAGTGTAAACTCAGGTTAAAAGTATACAAGTCATGGTTCGTCTTTTGAAACTAGACTCCGTATCCAGGTACAGTACATTCTTTATATAAAAGATGTAATAATTCTTCATCTCTTTGATTCATCAGAACCTCGAAACGTTAAAGTTCTTCTCGCTTGTATTAGAAAAACAgggtacaaaaaaaaacaaacaaaaagggaGCAAACACTTTAAGAGCTGAAGAGATTTGCAATAGCCATTACATAGCTTAGGGATTCAAAAATATAAGTACCAACTCTTCTTTAAATCAACCCCCAATGAAATCCTTATGACATGTGAGGTATTTCTTTGTGACTTAACCTCTGTCCCAACTTATATCCTAAGTTAACCTCGATCAATTTGTAACCTTGAtacgtttgtttgttttgtatgtaAAGACACAAGACAATTTGGTTACCCAGTTCCCTTATCGGTACGTCTGGGGAGAGACAGTGCTCTCAAGATTCACTAGTGTCAATGAAACAAGAGTTTACAATATGATGGCTTGTATTGTAACCCTAGATCTAACGTCTAATCTCCTCTTCTCAACAGGAACCAGAGAAGAGATTTCACCAACGCTAGAAAACACTGTAATCTCCTTGCAACACAACCTGATCAGCACTTGAGTATCTTCACCGCAACTCTCCTGCTTGTTGTTGATATTGCTTACTTCTTTGCCGTAAAACCCTAACCTTCCACTCTACGTTTCAGGTGTATTTAAAGGGCAATGGAGCTGCTGTCATGGGCTTCGTAGAAGACTTGACCCAAGACTTAATTGTTGAAGTCGTATGGGCTTTAACTCTTGAATGCAGCCCACTTGTTTTGGACCCAATAGAGTCTTGGCCCTCTTTGTCTGAATTGAGACAACCAAACCCTTCAATCTCCACCTTTGTCTTCGATTCAGCTCAGCTCCGGTTTCATCGCCTCCTGATCTCACTCAGTCTCCAAACCTCTTCGAGTTTTAACCGATCTGGGCTTCACGATGCTTCCGCTAATCTTACGACATCATCTCCTCTGTCAGCTTTACCGATGACAGATCATGATTTTCATCTTTCCTATCGCTCACAACTCTACCTTGCGAACTGCTCAACCGTTTCCGTTTAGCCACGATTTCTGATTGATCCTCTGTAAGTTTCTGATAATCTTTATTCTTGAGTCATGATTTTCCGTTCTCTGCATTCAATCTCATCATTCTTGAACTCATTCCAGAATTTGAAGAATCGTCGACTATTCTTCTGCCCTTAGTAGTTCCAATTTTGATGATCGAACCCAGACCCATGTGCCTCTCAGTTTGACCACTGACGACACGTAGTACCTTGACTCTCTCACTTAACCTCAACACTGTAACTCTCACTGATTCAGGTATCACTTTCCAAAACCTCTGTAGACAAACTTGCTCTGCCCCTTTCAGTTTCTGCTTCCCATTCATCAGTATATCATATTCTTCTTCTATTGTCTGATACTTTTCTCTTTCACATCTGCAGTAGTTTCAGAGAATCCAGACTTCAAGACGGTAGAATTTCAGTTTTAGGTACTGTGATTTTCCTTAGAATTTCAACCATTCTCAAACTTCTTCAGAACTCATCATCAGATTTTACCATCTAATGCTGTGTAAATCTGTCGATTTCTTTGTAGTAATTACCGATACTGATACACCTCAATATCTGTTTCATGTCCATTGTGAGATTATCAAATCGACCAAGATCAATCTCTGGACTTCCTTTGCTGACTTATGCTGAGACGTTCAGAAGTGCCAGGCACTTCTCAAAACTGTTACCAGGTAAACTCTTCGTAAGCATATCAGCTGGATTCTTTGTAGTATGCACTTTTAGGACCTTCATCGAACCTGCCTCAATTATATCCCTGATAAAATGATATTTCCTGTCGATGTGTTTTGTCCTGTCATGATGTGCACTGCTTTTGGCTAGATAGATTGCGCTTTGTGAATCACAGTTTAGCTTGAAATTGTTTAGCTTAAACCCCAATTCTTCGCATATGTCTGTCAGCCATAGTCCTTCCTTAGTAGCTTCTGCCAGTGCCATGTATTCGGCTTCCGTAGTAGATAGAGCCACTACCTGTTGTAGGCATGATCTCCAACTCACTGTATTCCCACCAACTCGAAACACATACCCTGACACTGATCTTCTTTTATCTAGATCACTAGAGTAATCCGAGTCTGAAAATCCTTCGATGTCAAATGTTTCTGACTTAGTGAAATGTAGGCACACTCCAGTTGCTCCCTTCAAGTATCTTAGGATCCATTTAACCGCAGACCAGTGATCCCTTCCTGGATTAGCCATGAACCGACTTACTACACAGATAGCGAACCCTAGGTCTGGTCTTGAACCTATCATTGCATACATGAGGATTCCTACCGCGCTTGCATATGGAACAGTATCCATTAGGCGTCTCTCAGTTATCAGTTCATCCTTAGTTAGGCTTTTAAGTTTGAACTGTGAGTTGCTTGGTGTAATCACGGCTCTGCTGTCTTCCATGTTAAAAGTCTTAAGCACTTGTTTCAGATATCGTTCTTGAGATAGCTTTAGAGTTCCCATCTTTCTATCTCTAGTGATTTCCATACCAAGTATCCTAGATGCTGGTCCCAAATCCTTCATTTGAAACTCTTTGTTCAAACTTGCTTTCAATATGTTGATTTTCTTAATGTCTTTCGCTGCTACCAACATGTCGTCAACATATATTAGTAGATAAATCATATCCTCAATGTTTGAACCCTTTGTGTAGACACACTGATCTTTTGTGCATCTCTGGAAGCCTTGAGATTTCATAAACTCATTGAATTTCTGATTCCACTGTCTTGGTGACTGTTTCAAACCATATAGTGATTTCTTTAGGAGGCAAACTTTACCTTCATCTCCTTTTGCTATGAACTCCTCTGGTTGTTCCATGTAGATAATTTCATCCAACGTGCCATTTAGAAATGCCGTTTTAACATCTAGTTGCTCCAACTCGAAATCGTAGTTTACCACAATTGATAGCAAAATTCTGATTGACACATGTTTGACCACAGGTGCGAAGATTTCATTGTAGTCTACCCCTTCGATCTGCGTGAAACCTTTTGCTACAAGTCGGGCTTTGTACCTTGGATCTTCCACACCAGGTATCCCTTCCTTGTATTTGTATAGCCATTTGCATCCTATTACTCTCTGCTTGGCTGGTCTGGGAACAAGTATCATAGTCTCGTTTTCATCTAAGGAGACTTTTTCTTCTACCATTGCTTGTTTCCATTTCTTCCAATCTTTGCTTCGCTTAGCTTCAGCAACTGATTTAGGCTCATAGAGTTCAATACTTTCTGCACATGATAGTGCATAGGCCACCACTGattcaccatcatcatatcgGGACGGTGGTCGTATGGTGCGCCTTCCTCTGTCTCTCGCTAGAATGTAGTCATCTAGACTTGTTTCTTCATTTGTCTCTGTTTCCTGGTCCGAGTCTGATTCCGCTGatgattctttttcttctgaATCTGAGTTTTCTCCACCTTGATTAGAACCCTCTGCATCCGTAGACAATACTCCACCTTGACCAGTGCTGTCTGCGTTAGGTTTCTGTGTAGATGGTCCTCGTATTAGGTTTGTACTGAACGTCactttctttgtctttgttggCTTTGTGACACTCTTCTGTTTCTGTCTGTTAAATAGCTTTTCCTCATCAAAAACAACATTTCGACTGTCAGTACACTTTCCTTCTTCTGGAATCCAGACTCTATACCCTTTTACACCTTGAGGGTATCCAACAAATATTCCTTTAACTGCTCTAGGGCTGATTTTATCCTGAACCTTATGAACATATGCTACACATCCAAATCGCCGTAGGTGCCCGTAGTCAACCTTAGAGCCTGACCACATCTCTTCAGGAATTTTGAACTTTAGTGATGCATTAGGTGATCTGTTAATTAGATAGACCGCTGTACAAGCAGCTGCAGCCCAGAAGCTCTTTTCCAAACCGGATTCAGCAAGCATGCATCTAATCTTGTCAGCTATAGTTCTGTTCATCCTTTctgcaactccattttgctgtggagtatAGGTGCACGTTTTGTGCCTTTTGATTCCTGAACTCTGACATAGTTTGTCCATTTGCAGGTTGCAGAATTCAAGTCCGTTGTCAGTCCTGAGGCACTTAATCTTCTTCTTGGTTTGGTTTTCAACCAGGTTTTTCCACTCCGAGAAGTGATCAAAGACCTCATCCTTGCTTCTCTGAAATCGTATCCATACCTTTCGTGAGAAGTCATCTATGAACGTGAGGAAGTACTTGCATCCTGACAGGCTTGGTTCATTCCAGACAGATCCCCATAAGTCGCTGTGGATGTATTCCAACACACTGGTAGATGTGTGTCTTCCCTCAGGGAAACTTTGCTTGTGAGTCTTCCCAAACACGCATTCCTCGCAAAAGTCTAACGTGTGTACTTCCTTCGAGCTCAGGTAACCTCCTTTAACCAAGagattcatatttttcaaactCATGTGTCCCAATCTAGAGTGCCAACGGTTAGTTAGATTTACTTCAGTGCGTGCAACTGCTGCTTCACCTTTTACTACTGAGCCTTGCAAATAGTATAAGCCATCTTGATATTTTCCAGAGATTACTTTCTGTCCTTGTTTGTAGAAAGTAACTGTGAAATCTTGTCCTTCATATTTGCAGCCGTTTTTCTCTAGTTGGCCATAGGAGATGAGGTTTCTGCCCATGGTTGGCATGTACCTCACTTCACTCAAGATCACCGTTGAGCCATCAGGGTTTAAGATCTTAAGCTTTCCTATGCCTTTGACTTCACTGTGGGTGTTGTTACCCATCAAGACCTTTCCACCGTCTATCTCTTTGAAGTCAAACAGTAAGTCCCTCTCTGGAGTTATGTGAAAAGTACACCCAGAATCCAAAACCCATTCATCCTTTGGATCTTGTATACTGGCTGTCAGAATCATTGGCTGATTTCTCTCTTGTGCCAAATTTGCAGCTTCCGTCTGCTTGTAATTCTTCTTATCAGGACAATCTCGTTTGTAGTGTCCCTCCTTTCCACATGTCCAGCATTCACGAGGTTTCTGCGCGCCCCTAGGTCTCGACTTGGACCTAGCATCTTTGCTCTTGGGCCGGTTCTTCCAGTGAGGTGTAGTTTTCTTCTCTGTTCTGCCTCTGCTTACCATTAATCCCTCAGCACTCGACTTTGCTTTACCGATTAGCCCTGATTCCTTTAGCTCAACTTCTTTTGCATATGCTGATGATGTAACTTCTTGCAGGGTCAGAGTCTCTTTACCGTTGCCATATTTCAGAGTATGTACCAGTGAGTCGTACTGCTTAGGTAGGCTTGACAACACCTGCACTGCCTGATCTTCGTCGCTCACTGTGATGCTCAGACTTTCCAGATCATCAACCAATCTGAGAAACACATCCATGTTTTCCTCAATGCTTTTGTGCTCCTCCATTTTAAAACTAGCAAACCGCTGCTTTAAATATATCCGGTTAGGTAAGGTCTTAGTCTGATAGTCCCTTTCAAGTGCTTTCCATACTCCTAAGGCTGTAGCTTCCTTCATTACTTTCCTCAGAACCAGATTGCTAAGACTAGCGCATATCATATTCTTAGCTCTTTTATCTTTCTCCTTTTCAGTTAACTCACCAGGAGGAAGTACTGGTTTCTTCCCGTCTTCGTCATCCTTAAGTGCACCCTTTTCAGATGACGAACTTGACTTGTCCTCCATGAGGACACTGTCCAATCCAGAGTTCTCAAGCTGCATCTGCATCTTGAATTTCCACATCCCGAAGTCTCCTTTACCATCAAACTTCTCGACATCAATCTTGATTCGAGTGTTGTGCATGGTTACACACCAGATCTCCCTTATGTGATCACACCAACTTGCAGGTCAGAAACTGATACCGTATCCTCTGCTTCACCcggtgctctgataccacttgtgaGGTATTTCTTTGTGACTTAACCTCTGTCCCAACTTATATCCTAAGTTAACCTCGATCAATTTGTAACCTTGAtacgtttgtttgttttgtatgtaAAGACACAAGACAATTTGGTTACCCAGTTCCCTTATCGGTACGTCTGGGGAGAGACAGTGCTCTCAAGATTCACTAGTGTCAATGAAACAAGAGTTTACAATATGATGGCTTGTATTGTAACCCTAGATCTAACGTCTAATCTCCTCTTCTCAACAGGAACCAGAGAAGAGATTTCACCAACGCTAGAAAACACTGTAATCTCCTTGCAACACAACCTGATCAGCACTTGAGTATCTTCACCGCAACTCTCCTGCTTGTTGTTGATATTGCTTACTTCTTTGCCGTAAAACCCTAACCTTCCACTCTACGTTTCAGGTGTATTTAAAGGGCAATGGAGCTGCTGTCATGGGCTTCGTAGAAGACTTGACCCAAGACTTAATTGTTGAAGTCGTATGGGCTTTAACTCTTGAATGCAGCCCACTTGTTTTGGACCCAATAGAGTCTTGGCCCTCTTTGTCTGAATTGAGACAACCAAACCCTTCATGACAGCCTTAAGGGATGTATTGCTACACCATTTTGCGCAGACTTTATGCATCCCCATCTTCCAAATCTCGTTTCCTGCCATATCCATATGACAAACACACACAGTTTTGAGATTAGCCTTcacaagaaacaaacaaacagagaacaaataaagaaaaaaaggaagcgGACAAGAGAGGATGATCACATACCTGTCCAACACCAGCAACCAGAAATTTACCGGATTTTGCAAAAGCCATGGAGTTCACAAACCCAGTCTGGAACATGATAAAATAAACATTGTGAGTTTACtacttaaaaattatttaaaaatctggTGAAACCTGGAATCCGGCTACCAATTGAACTACTagttaacaaatatataattttaaattgttctTTAAGATTTTTCAGTTACATAATTAGAATCTGTTTTGTATtgtaagtaaaaaaatatttttttttagttaaaaaaataaaaagatcataTGATTATGTCGATTATGCATctattaataaaaatagtttatatggtttgatattaatttattttgttatcgataatctataaaaaaatatgttttactttttatttattttaaatttaaattttattattcacattagatatttaaatattcaaGGAGTTTAACtctagatatatttttattacataggCCTGTTCTTTTCTTGGACGCGGCGTCAGCTAGTGCGTCAGAGAAATATACACAACAAACTAGGAAAAATAAATGGTGGAGAAGAAACAAGTTGTCGCTGCGTTTACTTTTTACGAAGCCTGCCGGTGTTTTCCGCGACGTTCCTTGACGCTGTGTAAAATATCGGCAATTAAACGAGACTTTCCGTGACGCTGCGTCTAATTTTATAGTGGAAACGATGGCTGCCAGCGGTGTTCTCCACAAACTAGGATAAAAAGTCAGTTATAATTTTGGTGGCTCACTGCTGATACTGCGTCAGTGAAAAAAACAGGCCTATGTTGCAATTCTTAATTAgctacaaaatatttgttaaatagttctaaattattttttttgttttaatattttgcaTGTGAAatgaaaatagaaataaaaaactaaagttatgtTTTtccaaatgtttttaaaaacataaaatattattcaacagctaatatattatataacaaaattaacaTATGATTAGTGATCCCATAAATTATCAACTCACTAAAACTAAGTACAAAAAAATcttattgaaatattaaaagaaaggTAATTTAGATTACCTCCTCAACAAATTGGTTGAGATTATACACCAGAATGAACTGGGAGTGTGTCTTTCCACAAGTGGAAGAAGGAAGACGCACGGAGTAACCTCCGACGGAGAACACCAGATTTAACTGGAAAGGTCTCGAGACTTAATGCTCGGAAAGGGTACCAATATGGAGTCGAACCCAGGTGGGAAGAGCAACACAAGTGAGACTCTACCACTTCGAACGGGCTCGAATTGGTGGCAAATGCTCTATTTTAAGTGTAGTTATAATCACTTTTGTTTCCCGGTTTAGACAGTTCGCTTATTTATTTTGccttaaaccaaaaataaatctaaaccGAAATCCATGAATATTATTCAACAACACAAGCATGAGTCAAGTGCTCAGGTACTCTTAATGAGGCAAAAAGTGATCTACCATACTCTCATGTGATCTGCTATACTCTTATCTGTTTTCATACTCTTGAAGAATGTggttaatatctaaaatacccCCGACcaatttaatgaataaattaatcGAATGTGGAAATGGAAAGAAATCGATCCACTCTATTCCCATCTCCTCTCCTCCACTCGCCCCTCCCGAGTCGACTCGGAATCGACTTGATCACTCcgatcattccctccctctttgTTCTTCCTCCCAATCGAACTCGATCTCGTCGCTTGGATGCTGGATCATCGAGCTATTAATTCCGTTATACATGGTATGTATCTCACCATAGACGAACTCATAATTGAATGTCGGGAATCAAAGCTGATAACAATTTGGTTTTGAATTGGAATTGAAGACTCGACTccaaatttatagttttaattgaaaaattctTATTCATTTGGGTTTCATGAACTAATCGAGGATCGGAAAGGAATGATTGAATGTGAGGGTATTATGATGATTCAATCGAAGATTAGAGGTGCTTGCTTGCTTATCAGTACTCTATTTGGTTACTGACACAACTCTGTGACATGGTATAACCAAGTATAACGAAGTATAACTTTGATGGTGTAACTGTGTAACCAAGTATAACGTGAATGGTGTAACTGAAAAAACAAGTATAACTTTAAGtggttaaatgtttttattgcaGACAATGTGTCCATTTTCGACGAACATACACTTTGATTATGATGGACATTATTCTAAGGATTGATATGATTATGAATGGATTCCAACCGATGCTCGTTTGTATGCTATATCCTTTAATACATCATCGTTGGAGGAGATCACTTATTCGTTGTTGAAAGAGAGGATATGCAGGAAGATCGGAATAGATCCGTTTACGAAGAGGCTCAATTTGGGTTACATTCCATTGGTAGTGGAACCTAAGAGGCAATCGTATAttttggatgatgaagatgtgttTGTTTATCTAACATCAGTGGATAGAGAGGAAAGGAGAAGTATTTTGCATGTGGAGGACATCGAAGaattacaaatagttcaaataacCGAGCAACTGTCGAGAGTTGGAGAGAGCTGTTGTAGTAGGAACTATTGTGAGCGTGAGAGTggatatggagaagaagaaaatgtggGAACAGGTTTGGAGGACGATGAACATCCCcacaagaaacagaagaagagtATGTTGTAAACCTTTCGGTTTCAGTTCAGTTTTGATGTATGAAGTGGTCTAAATTAAGTTCTAAGCCTTTCACTTTCTGTTTTGATGTTTGCCTTTCACTTTcggttttggtgtttttatcaTATGGGAACGTTTTGAggtgaaataaattttatttgtgtgtTGTATAACTAAGTGAAACTGGTATAACTACGTTATGTAAACTGAATAACATGGTTGTAAACtctaaagtttttaatttaattttataagttatGGAAGTAGTACGCTTTTAGTTTATTAGTAGTGTTatgttaattatgatttaataagaattattaaaattattaaaattccaTCTCATTGCTCGTAGCAATTGTATAGGAAATACAATGTGTTGTCATAGCTTTATCGCTGAAACTGACTGAGTTAGATTTGATAACTCTATGGCACGAAATCAAGTTTATATGTACGTGATCGTATGGGAAATGAACTTAGGAAACATAATTGCATTGGTGTAAccacaaaatcattaatttaagtAGAGTATAACTAagataaatagaaataattaaaaagtgcAACTTCGACGCTTTCTGTAAAACTGAGTACTTGGTGAAACTTACAACAGAAAAAACCCTGGGATTAATTTTCCCGCTCAGCTTTTCGAATTTCTAATTTCCCTCTTCCCAATTTACTAAAACCCCAGAATCGTT
The window above is part of the Raphanus sativus cultivar WK10039 unplaced genomic scaffold, ASM80110v3 Scaffold0528, whole genome shotgun sequence genome. Proteins encoded here:
- the LOC108845992 gene encoding probable ADP-ribosylation factor GTPase-activating protein AGD13, giving the protein MSNYAAGLDNSGSGKRRIRDLLKQPDNRVCADCSAPDPKWASSNIGVFICLKCCGVHRSLGTHISKVLSVTLDEWSDEEVDSMIEIGGNASANSIYEAFVPEGSSKPGPDVSHDQRMIFIRAKYEHQEFLKPSLRITSGKACSTKKPSFVKSSLSTKFMDSFRANSSSKKMFEEGMVEFIGLLKVTVKKGTNLAIRDMMSSDPYVVLNLGKQKLQTTVVNSNLNPIWNQELMLSVPESYGPVKLQVYDYDTFSADDIMGEAELDIQPLITSAMAFGDPEMFGDMQIGKWLKSHDNPLIDDSIINIVGGKVKQEVQIKLQNVECGELELEMEWLPLEQ